A region from the Candidatus Electrothrix scaldis genome encodes:
- a CDS encoding IS630 family transposase, translated as MLFVSPLSTLEFTCLQEMGRDHPLRWTRVRANAVLLSENKMPLQNIAKIYGVCRQTASTWLKNWEKSGIFGLVDKSGRGRHKILSPEKEEKVVEITTSSPRSLNQTLAEIQKRWKVKISKSTLKRTCKKLGLSWKRVRKSLRGKRNDEKFAATLVELKVLINQADKREIDFYYFDESGFTMEPCVPYAWQPVGEHIEIPSSKSKRLNVL; from the coding sequence ATGTTATTCGTTTCACCCCTTAGTACATTAGAGTTCACCTGTTTACAAGAGATGGGCAGGGATCATCCATTACGTTGGACAAGAGTTAGGGCAAATGCAGTGCTTCTCAGCGAGAATAAAATGCCCTTGCAAAATATTGCTAAAATATACGGTGTTTGTCGCCAAACAGCTTCTACTTGGCTGAAAAACTGGGAAAAAAGTGGTATTTTCGGGTTGGTAGATAAATCTGGTCGTGGACGACACAAAATATTGTCACCAGAAAAAGAAGAAAAGGTCGTTGAGATTACTACATCTTCACCCCGCTCATTAAACCAGACACTTGCAGAGATACAGAAAAGGTGGAAAGTGAAAATTAGTAAATCTACCTTAAAAAGGACCTGTAAAAAGTTAGGGTTATCTTGGAAGCGAGTTAGAAAGTCTTTGCGTGGCAAAAGGAATGATGAAAAATTTGCCGCTACGCTTGTAGAGCTCAAGGTATTGATTAATCAGGCGGATAAGAGGGAGATAGATTTTTATTATTTTGATGAGTCAGGTTTCACAATGGAGCCATGTGTGCCCTACGCTTGG
- the gltX gene encoding glutamate--tRNA ligase, which translates to MSEVRVRFPPSPTGYLHIGSARTALLNWLWAKKNNGKLILRIEDTDAERSTQESIEGILDGLQWLGLDWDEGPYFQTEFSKDHNQAAEKLLASGHAYKCFCTKEELEAKREAAKAEKKEFGYDGTCRDLTPEQVAEKEAAGLPAVVRFKVPQKEGKLAYQDEVLGCIERAYDDIEDFVIVRSNGKPLYLLCNVVDDIRDRITHIIRGQDHMSNTTRQVLLYQALDAPTPVFAHMPLTLDLQKRKISKRSHGELVSVQFYREKGVIPWALCNFLALLGWNPGTDQEIFSREELIETFTLDRISKVNSVFNHQKGDPKFFTDPKLISINEQYLRTMEINKLAELVKQDFIQQDIWDVAYEGEKKEWFLSTLDLIRDRFHTIRDFATLGRAYFADDYTVEEKPLKKNVLKHPDLKTWMPLLAERFAALEIFDKETSEAATRELATELDIKPGILINGMRTILTGQLAGPGMFDILLSLGKECVVRRLSDISSLYPE; encoded by the coding sequence ATGTCGGAAGTTCGTGTCCGTTTTCCACCCAGCCCTACCGGTTATCTTCATATCGGCAGTGCCCGCACAGCCCTGCTCAATTGGCTTTGGGCGAAAAAAAACAACGGTAAACTCATTCTGCGTATTGAAGATACCGATGCAGAGCGTTCCACCCAGGAATCTATAGAAGGCATTCTTGACGGCTTGCAATGGCTGGGCCTTGATTGGGATGAAGGACCCTATTTTCAGACCGAGTTTTCCAAAGATCACAACCAAGCTGCTGAAAAGCTGCTTGCATCTGGCCATGCCTATAAATGCTTTTGCACCAAGGAAGAACTGGAAGCAAAACGGGAAGCTGCCAAGGCCGAGAAAAAAGAGTTCGGCTATGACGGCACCTGTCGCGACCTAACACCAGAACAAGTTGCAGAAAAAGAAGCAGCAGGCCTACCCGCTGTTGTTCGTTTCAAGGTACCACAGAAAGAAGGGAAACTTGCCTACCAGGACGAAGTTCTGGGTTGTATTGAGCGGGCTTATGATGACATTGAAGACTTTGTCATTGTGCGCTCCAACGGCAAGCCATTATATCTGCTCTGTAATGTAGTGGATGACATCCGTGACCGCATTACCCATATTATTCGTGGCCAGGACCATATGAGCAACACAACCCGCCAAGTTTTACTCTACCAGGCCTTGGATGCTCCGACCCCTGTTTTTGCTCATATGCCACTCACTCTGGATCTGCAAAAACGCAAGATCTCCAAGCGCAGTCACGGCGAGTTGGTTTCTGTGCAGTTCTATCGGGAAAAGGGAGTTATTCCCTGGGCACTATGTAATTTCCTTGCTCTGCTCGGCTGGAATCCCGGCACAGACCAGGAGATCTTTTCCCGGGAAGAGCTCATTGAAACCTTTACCCTGGACCGTATCAGTAAAGTAAATTCGGTGTTCAACCACCAAAAAGGTGATCCTAAATTTTTCACCGATCCCAAGTTAATTTCCATCAACGAGCAGTACCTGCGGACTATGGAAATCAACAAACTGGCAGAGTTAGTCAAACAGGATTTTATCCAGCAGGATATCTGGGATGTTGCCTATGAAGGTGAGAAAAAAGAGTGGTTTTTATCCACTCTGGACCTGATTCGTGATCGTTTCCACACCATACGCGACTTTGCTACTCTGGGAAGGGCCTATTTTGCAGATGATTACACAGTAGAGGAAAAGCCTTTGAAGAAAAATGTTCTCAAGCACCCAGATCTCAAGACCTGGATGCCTCTGCTGGCTGAACGTTTTGCCGCATTGGAAATATTTGACAAGGAGACCAGCGAAGCAGCTACCCGTGAGCTGGCCACAGAGTTGGATATCAAGCCGGGCATTCTAATTAACGGTATGCGAACCATTCTGACCGGACAATTAGCTGGCCCAGGGATGTTTGATATTCTGCTATCCTTGGGCAAAGAATGTGTTGTTCGGCGCTTGAGCGACATTTCTTCTCTCTACCCAGAGTAA
- the serA gene encoding phosphoglycerate dehydrogenase, with translation MKVLISDNLAPIGEKILREAGLEVDVNTGLPPEELKAIIPDYDGLVIRSATKVREDIIEAATKLKVVGRAGIGLDNVDIPAASEKGIVVMNAPDGNATTAAEHAISMMMALSRNIPQATASMKAGKWEKKSFMGREVTGKTLGIVGIGRIGSIVANRAQGLKMKVIAYDPFMPDDLVKKLGVERVDLLELAERADYISVHTPLTKDTHHILSTEFFAAMKKSAMFIDCARGGVLDEEALYAALKEGRIAGAALDVFEKEPTTLEGTPLLGLDNFICTPHLGASTAEAQENVAVAIAEQMADYLLKGSVRNAVNVPSVSDEVLAKVGPYITLGEMLGCLHMQISRGGVQEVNLEFSGDLAEQDTNPVTVAFLKGLFTPILQDAVNYVNAPIIAEERGIKVIESKTSSSADFTNLIRITVKTTEGENMLAGTVFGTKEPRLVRFNSFRLEALPAGAMLLVHNKDVPGVIGALATVIGAGGVNISNMVVGQEATASRNVILLNTNQPVSKELLAQVKELEHIDDAMALELPAYSS, from the coding sequence ATGAAAGTGCTTATCAGTGATAATCTCGCGCCCATTGGTGAAAAAATTCTGAGAGAGGCCGGGTTGGAGGTTGATGTTAACACCGGGCTGCCACCGGAGGAACTTAAAGCGATTATCCCGGATTACGATGGCTTGGTCATTCGTAGCGCCACCAAGGTCCGGGAAGATATCATTGAGGCTGCGACAAAATTAAAGGTGGTGGGGCGCGCCGGTATTGGTCTGGATAATGTGGATATCCCGGCAGCCAGTGAAAAGGGTATCGTGGTTATGAATGCCCCCGATGGAAATGCAACTACGGCAGCTGAGCACGCCATCTCTATGATGATGGCCCTTTCCAGAAATATTCCCCAGGCAACCGCTTCTATGAAGGCGGGAAAATGGGAGAAAAAGAGCTTTATGGGGCGTGAGGTCACCGGCAAGACCCTCGGTATTGTTGGTATCGGACGTATCGGTTCCATTGTAGCTAATCGGGCCCAGGGCCTGAAAATGAAGGTCATCGCCTATGACCCTTTTATGCCGGATGATCTGGTGAAAAAACTTGGGGTTGAGCGGGTTGACTTGCTGGAATTGGCTGAACGTGCCGACTATATCTCCGTCCATACGCCGCTGACCAAGGACACGCATCACATCCTTTCCACAGAGTTTTTTGCTGCGATGAAAAAGAGTGCTATGTTCATCGATTGCGCTCGTGGTGGTGTTTTGGATGAAGAGGCCCTGTATGCTGCCTTGAAGGAAGGACGCATTGCCGGAGCTGCTCTGGACGTTTTCGAGAAAGAGCCGACCACCCTGGAAGGTACCCCGCTGTTGGGATTGGATAATTTTATCTGTACACCGCATCTCGGGGCTTCTACCGCTGAAGCCCAGGAAAATGTGGCCGTAGCCATTGCCGAGCAGATGGCTGATTACCTGCTCAAGGGCTCTGTCCGTAATGCGGTCAACGTGCCTTCAGTAAGCGATGAGGTTTTGGCCAAGGTTGGCCCCTACATCACCCTTGGTGAGATGTTGGGCTGTCTCCATATGCAAATTTCTCGGGGTGGAGTGCAGGAGGTTAATCTGGAATTCAGCGGCGATCTCGCTGAGCAGGATACCAATCCTGTAACTGTCGCCTTCCTCAAAGGTTTGTTTACCCCGATTCTCCAGGATGCTGTCAATTATGTGAACGCACCGATTATTGCGGAAGAACGTGGAATCAAAGTGATTGAATCCAAGACCAGTAGCAGTGCTGATTTTACCAATTTGATCCGGATTACCGTGAAAACCACGGAAGGTGAAAATATGCTGGCTGGAACTGTGTTCGGCACCAAAGAACCACGTCTGGTACGTTTTAACTCTTTCCGCCTTGAGGCTTTGCCTGCTGGTGCTATGCTGCTGGTGCATAATAAGGATGTACCTGGCGTGATTGGTGCCTTGGCAACTGTCATCGGTGCAGGTGGTGTGAATATCTCTAATATGGTTGTTGGCCAGGAAGCCACAGCCAGCCGCAATGTTATTCTGCTCAACACCAATCAGCCGGTAAGCAAGGAACTCCTTGCCCAGGTGAAAGAGCTGGAGCATATTGATGATGCTATGGCGTTGGAACTGCCTGCATACTCGTCTTAA
- a CDS encoding DUF1844 domain-containing protein translates to MSDQEEKDCECPKGKVKNRDGDCVMPAVSFNSLILSLNTTALFHLGDLPHPETGQKVVDLELARHSIDTLIMLEAKTSGNLEKDEEELLDRVLYELKMRFIKAKDERN, encoded by the coding sequence ATGAGTGACCAAGAAGAAAAAGATTGTGAATGCCCTAAGGGTAAGGTGAAGAACAGGGACGGAGACTGCGTTATGCCAGCAGTCTCTTTTAACTCCCTGATCCTTTCCCTGAATACCACGGCCTTGTTCCATCTGGGTGACTTGCCTCACCCGGAAACAGGACAAAAGGTTGTGGATCTTGAGTTGGCCCGCCACAGTATTGACACCCTGATTATGCTGGAAGCGAAAACCAGTGGGAATCTGGAAAAGGATGAAGAAGAGCTGTTGGATCGGGTCCTTTATGAACTGAAGATGCGCTTTATTAAGGCCAAAGACGAGCGGAACTGA
- a CDS encoding sugar phosphate nucleotidyltransferase, giving the protein MQAMLLAAGFGTRLRPYTLVRPKPLFPICNVPLLHIHLDKLLALGCERIVVNCHYLPEQIKEAVADRPEVILQYEEEVLGTGGGLRKALEHFHEGPVLVMNGDIFHDIDLSLLAQAHTASENEVTMALHDYPRFNGVVVQQEKIRDFLTSKELSKENLQEPPLAFTGIHLVNRAVLEQIPLGCFFHIIDLYKELAKAGKIGFIRTDGSFWQDMGTPEDYLDLHRHLLSSPTPSWCIHESAIIGKDVVLKDWGAIGPGAVIGDRAKLTRSVIWEGTHVTHDAELTDAIYPADKLSTPPTPNG; this is encoded by the coding sequence ATGCAGGCAATGCTTCTCGCTGCCGGATTCGGCACCCGTTTACGACCCTATACCCTTGTGCGTCCCAAACCTCTCTTTCCGATTTGCAATGTCCCCCTGCTTCACATCCACCTGGACAAATTACTTGCTCTGGGTTGTGAGCGTATCGTGGTGAACTGCCATTATCTACCGGAACAGATCAAGGAGGCTGTTGCCGATAGACCGGAGGTTATTCTTCAGTATGAAGAGGAAGTACTCGGCACAGGAGGAGGTCTGCGCAAAGCCTTAGAGCATTTTCACGAAGGGCCTGTTCTGGTCATGAATGGAGATATCTTTCATGATATAGACCTCTCCCTTCTCGCACAAGCACATACTGCCAGCGAAAATGAGGTCACAATGGCCCTGCACGATTATCCTCGTTTTAACGGAGTTGTTGTCCAGCAGGAAAAAATACGTGACTTTTTAACGAGCAAAGAACTCTCCAAAGAGAATCTCCAGGAGCCTCCTCTGGCATTCACAGGCATTCATCTCGTCAACCGAGCTGTCCTTGAGCAAATTCCCCTAGGATGTTTTTTTCATATAATTGACCTATATAAAGAGTTAGCCAAGGCGGGAAAAATAGGATTTATACGGACTGACGGCAGCTTCTGGCAGGATATGGGGACACCGGAAGATTATTTGGATCTCCATCGGCATTTGCTCTCTTCACCGACACCATCCTGGTGTATCCACGAGAGTGCAATTATCGGAAAAGATGTGGTGCTTAAAGACTGGGGTGCTATAGGACCTGGGGCAGTCATTGGTGACAGAGCAAAACTCACTCGCTCTGTAATTTGGGAAGGAACTCATGTTACACATGATGCTGAGCTTACAGACGCAATTTATCCAGCTGATAAGCTCTCAACTCCACCTACGCCGAACGGATAA
- a CDS encoding TIGR04283 family arsenosugar biosynthesis glycosyltransferase — protein MFISIIIPTLNEEQRIGLCLDRLLQQIKNQDSQIEIIVVDGGSTDRTTQEVSVRRISLLSSEPGRGQQQHRGVETANGEILLFLHSDTALPDTFFQDIRSTLRGNEVIAGAFRLRIKGYELGKLGFRLIETGVQLRSKLLSLPYGDQALFMRRASYFAAGGFPQQPIMEDVALIHRLRKLGRISIAPSYVSTSARRWQQHGLLKTTLINQLMLLGRAIGISPQQLARFYYGQRK, from the coding sequence TTGTTCATCTCGATTATTATACCGACTCTGAATGAGGAGCAACGTATCGGGCTCTGCCTTGATCGCCTTCTCCAGCAGATCAAAAACCAGGACAGCCAGATAGAAATCATCGTGGTTGATGGAGGCAGTACAGACCGAACCACTCAGGAGGTCTCAGTAAGAAGAATCAGCCTTCTGAGCTCAGAGCCGGGACGGGGACAGCAGCAACATCGTGGTGTAGAAACAGCAAATGGTGAAATCCTTCTTTTTCTTCACAGTGATACTGCCCTTCCAGATACCTTTTTCCAGGATATCCGCTCAACACTGAGGGGAAACGAGGTTATTGCAGGTGCCTTCAGGCTACGCATTAAGGGGTATGAACTTGGAAAACTTGGATTCCGCCTCATAGAAACAGGAGTCCAGCTTCGCTCCAAACTCCTCAGTCTCCCCTATGGCGACCAAGCCCTGTTTATGCGCAGGGCAAGCTACTTTGCAGCCGGAGGATTCCCTCAGCAGCCAATTATGGAAGATGTAGCCCTGATCCATCGTTTGAGAAAGCTGGGCAGAATAAGCATTGCACCATCCTACGTGTCAACCTCTGCCAGACGCTGGCAGCAACATGGTTTACTCAAAACAACCCTCATCAACCAACTCATGCTCCTCGGTAGAGCAATCGGCATTTCACCGCAGCAACTGGCCCGCTTTTACTATGGGCAAAGGAAATAA
- a CDS encoding TIGR04282 family arsenosugar biosynthesis glycosyltransferase, whose translation MKNNRSLIPHAVIILFTRYPQAGKVKTRLIRELGPKGAAKLHSKLTKQVISNLRPLLPNDFIQLRVSYCGGSKEEIQTWLGRDLPLERQQGNDLGERMLHAFEQAWEQGAKQVLLIGSDCPGINPAIIESGLKQLKTHDLVLGPAVDGGYYLIGLSACLKNRKQDYPALFQDITWGTAQVLQQTLDQAKGRNLSFALLPELHDIDRPEDLVHLDYYTDSE comes from the coding sequence TTGAAGAATAACAGAAGCCTCATCCCGCACGCAGTCATTATCCTCTTTACCCGCTATCCGCAGGCAGGAAAAGTAAAAACCCGACTGATCAGAGAACTCGGCCCAAAGGGAGCAGCAAAGCTCCATAGCAAGCTGACCAAACAGGTCATCAGCAACCTGCGCCCTCTCCTTCCAAACGATTTTATTCAATTGCGAGTATCTTACTGCGGTGGCTCAAAAGAAGAAATACAAACTTGGCTGGGAAGAGATCTTCCCCTGGAACGACAGCAGGGAAATGATCTGGGAGAGCGAATGCTCCACGCCTTTGAGCAAGCATGGGAGCAGGGTGCCAAGCAGGTACTGCTTATCGGCTCTGATTGCCCTGGGATAAATCCGGCTATCATTGAAAGCGGACTTAAGCAGCTCAAAACCCACGATTTGGTTCTCGGCCCAGCAGTGGATGGCGGATATTATCTGATCGGGCTTTCTGCCTGCCTTAAAAACAGAAAACAGGATTACCCCGCTCTCTTCCAAGATATTACCTGGGGGACGGCGCAAGTACTCCAGCAAACACTTGATCAGGCAAAAGGCCGCAATCTTTCCTTTGCCCTTCTTCCTGAACTCCACGATATCGATCGCCCTGAAGACCTTGTTCATCTCGATTATTATACCGACTCTGAATGA
- a CDS encoding UPF0280 family protein: MPAAKNKSPLSYQERTYRTIEKSGLVSTIVKIAETDLHILAPQPVEDQALLAVSEVRGVIEGYIKAHPAFLQSLEQLPMDKRAAGLIQEMLVAGAATGVGPMAAVAGIVSEQVGKRLLGQGLAEVIVENGGDLYVARTQESTIAIYAGESPLSGKLGIRLVPEQMPCGVCCSSGKIGHSLSLGQADAVAVVAPSTALADAAATRLGNEVGRKKKSIQHALEVAKGITGLAGVVIISGEHLGAWGEVELVRL, from the coding sequence ATGCCTGCTGCAAAAAATAAATCACCGCTTTCTTACCAGGAGCGAACATACCGGACCATAGAAAAATCAGGGCTTGTTTCCACTATCGTCAAGATTGCTGAAACAGATTTGCATATTCTGGCCCCGCAACCGGTGGAGGACCAAGCCCTGCTGGCAGTCTCCGAAGTGCGTGGCGTCATCGAAGGGTATATCAAAGCCCACCCGGCATTTCTCCAAAGCCTTGAGCAGCTCCCGATGGACAAGCGGGCAGCAGGGCTTATTCAGGAAATGCTGGTCGCCGGAGCTGCAACCGGAGTAGGGCCGATGGCGGCGGTTGCTGGCATCGTCTCTGAACAGGTTGGTAAACGCCTGCTCGGCCAAGGTCTTGCTGAGGTCATTGTCGAGAATGGTGGCGATCTCTATGTTGCCAGAACTCAGGAAAGCACCATTGCCATCTATGCCGGTGAATCGCCGCTGAGCGGTAAACTGGGGATTCGTCTTGTTCCAGAACAGATGCCCTGCGGGGTCTGCTGTTCCTCTGGGAAAATCGGCCACTCCCTCAGTCTTGGTCAGGCTGATGCCGTTGCTGTAGTTGCTCCTTCCACAGCCTTGGCGGATGCAGCTGCCACCCGTTTAGGCAATGAGGTGGGGAGAAAGAAGAAGAGCATTCAGCACGCCCTGGAGGTTGCCAAAGGGATCACCGGCCTTGCCGGGGTTGTTATCATCTCCGGTGAGCACCTTGGTGCCTGGGGAGAAGTTGAGTTGGTTCGGCTTTAG
- a CDS encoding NAD-dependent epimerase — MQKILVTGAAGFIGHNLSKRLLENGRTVVGLDNLNDYYDPELKKARLAQLLEFEQFSHAYFDMADRGMMEKLFAEERFDAVVNLAAQAGVRYSLINPHSYADTNIIGFLNILEGCRHNQVKHLLYASSSSVYGANTSMPFSVHDNVDHPVSLYAASKKANELMAHSYSHLYGLPCTGLRFFTVYGPWGRPDMALFLFTKAILEDQPINIFNNGEMERDFTYIDDIVEGVFRLIDHVPVPNPDWSGDAPDSATSYCPWRLYNIGNNSKEKLMRYIEVLEGCLGKTAKKNFMPMQAGDVPATYANVDDLVREIDFKPQTTIEEGISKFVEWYREYYGN, encoded by the coding sequence ATGCAAAAAATACTTGTTACCGGCGCTGCCGGTTTTATCGGCCATAACCTTTCTAAACGCCTGCTCGAAAACGGTCGTACCGTGGTCGGGCTGGACAATCTCAATGATTACTATGATCCTGAGCTAAAAAAGGCCCGGCTTGCGCAGCTCCTTGAGTTCGAGCAATTCAGCCATGCATATTTTGACATGGCTGACCGGGGAATGATGGAGAAACTCTTTGCCGAGGAAAGATTTGACGCAGTGGTCAATCTGGCTGCCCAGGCAGGTGTCCGTTATTCCCTGATCAATCCCCACTCCTACGCAGATACAAATATCATCGGTTTCCTCAACATTTTAGAGGGCTGTCGCCATAATCAGGTGAAGCATCTGCTTTACGCCTCGTCCAGCTCAGTCTACGGAGCCAATACCTCCATGCCTTTTTCCGTGCATGACAATGTGGACCATCCGGTATCCTTGTATGCGGCCTCAAAAAAGGCGAACGAACTCATGGCGCATAGCTATAGCCATCTCTACGGGCTCCCCTGCACAGGCTTACGCTTTTTCACGGTTTATGGCCCTTGGGGACGACCGGACATGGCCCTGTTCCTTTTTACCAAGGCCATTCTGGAAGATCAGCCCATCAATATTTTCAATAACGGCGAGATGGAACGGGACTTCACCTATATTGATGATATTGTCGAGGGTGTCTTTCGCCTGATTGATCACGTTCCTGTTCCTAACCCGGACTGGAGCGGCGATGCACCGGATTCGGCTACCAGCTATTGTCCGTGGCGGCTGTATAATATCGGCAATAACTCCAAGGAAAAGCTGATGCGCTATATAGAGGTACTGGAAGGGTGCTTGGGCAAGACAGCGAAAAAGAATTTCATGCCCATGCAGGCCGGTGACGTGCCCGCAACCTATGCCAACGTGGATGATCTGGTGCGGGAAATTGATTTTAAACCCCAGACCACGATCGAAGAAGGGATCAGTAAATTTGTGGAGTGGTATCGGGAATATTACGGGAACTAA
- a CDS encoding class II fructose-bisphosphate aldolase, protein MSYIADFEKALEIGRPPNIKALFPNSKALLVSGKVIDRAMLAKGKAMTMAANGRNHLVIRGALMAAQRAQAALIIEIARSEGGASSYCPTNYWNMARQADALCNELGITIPVAIHADHYGIKSADDLPFARTEIPSLFDAGITSIAIDASHMLDDDNLLASIDLNNYIPSWAGYETEVGEIKGTQGLSSADEALFLVKGLNAHDIFPDWIALNNGTTHGIEASDQGIHVELTSEIHESLKDYGVSGAQHGTSGNSSDRLRAIAAQTRTTKANVATALQMISWGVEVNDYGNAILDADGEFVKVPGQGVSEALWQDMKNYAKEQGWAKGNYKKLNAVFENRIMGQPKEIRERMARRVDNFVYTMLTEVFNAGGTARYAVEAILEAGSYDLGPKNGRIESPDDWTEEKIRARAAELDTDKGPEGDFDD, encoded by the coding sequence ATGTCTTATATAGCAGATTTTGAAAAAGCCCTTGAAATAGGCCGCCCACCCAACATCAAAGCCCTGTTTCCCAACTCCAAAGCCCTGCTGGTTAGCGGCAAGGTCATCGACCGAGCCATGCTTGCAAAGGGTAAGGCCATGACTATGGCTGCCAATGGTCGTAATCATTTAGTCATTCGGGGAGCCTTAATGGCGGCCCAGCGTGCCCAGGCTGCTTTAATTATTGAAATTGCCCGCTCTGAAGGTGGTGCTTCTTCCTATTGCCCCACCAACTATTGGAACATGGCCCGCCAAGCGGATGCCCTCTGCAATGAGCTGGGTATCACTATACCTGTTGCTATCCATGCCGATCATTATGGGATCAAATCTGCTGATGACCTGCCTTTTGCCCGCACTGAAATTCCTTCCCTGTTTGATGCTGGTATAACCTCCATTGCTATAGATGCCTCTCATATGCTGGATGATGATAATCTACTGGCAAGCATTGATCTGAACAATTATATTCCCTCTTGGGCTGGCTATGAAACCGAAGTTGGTGAGATCAAAGGAACCCAGGGACTGTCCTCAGCAGATGAGGCCCTTTTTCTCGTCAAGGGACTCAATGCCCATGATATTTTCCCCGACTGGATCGCCTTGAATAACGGAACCACCCACGGTATCGAGGCCTCTGACCAAGGCATTCATGTTGAATTGACCTCAGAGATCCATGAATCTCTGAAAGATTATGGCGTTTCAGGAGCTCAGCACGGGACATCAGGAAACAGCTCAGACCGTTTACGAGCTATTGCGGCCCAAACCCGGACCACCAAGGCCAATGTTGCGACAGCCCTCCAGATGATTTCCTGGGGTGTGGAGGTGAATGACTACGGTAACGCAATCCTGGATGCAGATGGTGAATTTGTCAAAGTCCCCGGCCAAGGTGTCAGCGAAGCACTCTGGCAGGACATGAAAAATTATGCCAAAGAGCAAGGTTGGGCCAAGGGTAATTATAAAAAACTCAATGCAGTTTTTGAAAATCGGATCATGGGACAACCGAAAGAAATCCGGGAGCGCATGGCTCGCCGGGTTGATAATTTTGTGTACACCATGCTCACCGAAGTGTTTAATGCAGGTGGAACAGCGCGCTATGCAGTAGAAGCCATCCTGGAAGCCGGTTCCTACGATCTGGGCCCGAAGAATGGTCGCATAGAATCGCCTGATGATTGGACAGAAGAAAAAATCCGTGCTCGCGCTGCCGAGTTAGATACCGACAAAGGTCCAGAAGGCGATTTTGACGATTGA